One segment of Cyprinus carpio isolate SPL01 chromosome B20, ASM1834038v1, whole genome shotgun sequence DNA contains the following:
- the max gene encoding protein max isoform X3, translating into MSDNDDIEVDSDADKRAHHNALERKRRDHIKDSFHSLRDSVPALQGEKQSIKQASRAQILDKATEYIQYMRRKNHTHQQDIDDLKRQNALLEQQVRALEKVKGTTQLQANYSSSDSSLYTNPKGSAVSAFDGGSDSSSESEPEEQRSRKKPRGEDS; encoded by the exons GCAGACAAACGAGCACATCACAATGCGCTGGAGCGCAAACGTAGGGACCATATCAAAGACAGCTTTCACAGCCTTCGGGATTCCGTTCCTGCCTTGCAAGGGGAAAAG CAATCTATCAAACAGGCATCCCGAGCTCAAATCCTAGACAAAGCCACAGAGTACATTCAGTACATGCGACgaaaaaaccacacacaccagCAGGACATCGACGACCTGAAGAGGCAGAACGCTCTGCTGGAGCAACAAG TGCGGGCACTGGAGAAAGTCAAGGGGACCACACAGCTGCAGGCCAACTACTCCTCTTCAGACAGCAGCCTGTACACCAATCCCAAGGGCAGCGCTGTATCGGCCTTCGACGGTGGTTCCGACTCGAGCTCGGAGTCTGAGCCAGAGGAACAGCGTTCCCGGAAGAAGCCCCGTGGGGAGGACAGCTAA
- the max gene encoding protein max isoform X4: MSDNDDIEVDSDADKRAHHNALERKRRDHIKDSFHSLRDSVPALQGEKASRAQILDKATEYIQYMRRKNHTHQQDIDDLKRQNALLEQQVRALEKVKGTTQLQANYSSSDSSLYTNPKGSAVSAFDGGSDSSSESEPEEQRSRKKPRGEDS; the protein is encoded by the exons GCAGACAAACGAGCACATCACAATGCGCTGGAGCGCAAACGTAGGGACCATATCAAAGACAGCTTTCACAGCCTTCGGGATTCCGTTCCTGCCTTGCAAGGGGAAAAG GCATCCCGAGCTCAAATCCTAGACAAAGCCACAGAGTACATTCAGTACATGCGACgaaaaaaccacacacaccagCAGGACATCGACGACCTGAAGAGGCAGAACGCTCTGCTGGAGCAACAAG TGCGGGCACTGGAGAAAGTCAAGGGGACCACACAGCTGCAGGCCAACTACTCCTCTTCAGACAGCAGCCTGTACACCAATCCCAAGGGCAGCGCTGTATCGGCCTTCGACGGTGGTTCCGACTCGAGCTCGGAGTCTGAGCCAGAGGAACAGCGTTCCCGGAAGAAGCCCCGTGGGGAGGACAGCTAA